In Bacillota bacterium, the genomic window GCGGTCACCTGGTGGGGGGCGCCGCCCGGCTGCGGGGCTTGGCCGGCTACCTGGGCGAGCGGCTCCGCCTGCGGCTGCAGGTGCCCGAGAGTGCGCAGACGGCGACGGCCCAGGGGCTGGCGGCCGTGTTGCGCGGTTCCCAGGCGGCGCCCGGGCGGGCGGGCCTGGCCTACAGGACCGCCTGACGGGCGGGGCGTCCGGCCAGGACGAACCAGTCCGTGCCCTCGCGCACCACGTGGACGCGGGCGCCGGGGGCGTCGAAGTAGTAGAAGGCGGCTAGCAGCAGGCCCTGGCGGGCGGGACGGGCGTGCAGGTGCCCGTCCAGGACGTGGACCGCCTCGCCCGGCGCCAGCGGCAGCACGTGGCGCTCGCGCGCGCTCTCCAGCTCCAGCGCGCCGGGGCGCAGGGCCAGGCGCAGGACGCCGGGCATGACGCGCACCGCCTCCCGGGTTGATACCGCCGCGCCGGTCGCCGCCGGACCCTGCATGCCCATCCTCGCCTCCCGTCGCCTGGCCGACGCCCCGCGCGGGCGCCGCCTCTTCACCGCCACCCTTCGACGGCGTTAGGGTAGATTCCTGGCGAGAAGGCGGGGAGGCGAGGGAAATCGGGCGCCTGCGCGCGAGACGGCTCGACGCGGCCTGGTCGCGGGGGCTGGTCATCACCCTGGGCACCGGGCTCATCGCGCTGGGGGTCAACCTCTTCCAGGTTCCCTTCCGCATCGTGGACGGGGGCGTCAGCGGGGTGGGCGTCCTCCTGCTCCACACCCTGGGCGTGCCCGTCAGCGTCACGGTGGTGGCGCTCAACCTGCCCATCCTCGCCCTGGGCCTGCGCGCCCACGGCTACCGGTTCATCGCGCGCACCTTCCTGGGGATCGTGACGCTGGCCGGCTGGGTCCAGCTCACCTCCGGCCTCCCCAGCCCCACCCGCGACCCGCTCCTGGCCGCGCTCTACGCCGGCCTGCTGAGCGGGCTGGGCTCCGGCCTGGTCCTGCGGGCGGGCGGCTCCACCGGCGGTTCCGACACGCTGGCCCGCTCGCTCCAGCGCTGGTTCCCCTGGCCGGTGGGGAGCACGCTCCTCTGGACGGACATCGCGGTCATCGGCAGCGCCGGCCTCCTCTTCGGCGCGGAGCGGGCGCTCTACGGGGCGCTCTCGCTCTTCGTGGGCACGCGCGTGATCGACTTCCTTCTGGAGGGGGCGCGCTCCGCCATCGCCGCCTGGATCGTCACCGACCAGGCGGAGCCCGTCGCCCGGGCCGTCCTGGAGAAGCTGGAGCGCGGCGTCACGCGCATGGAGGTGGAAGGCGCCTACACCGGGCGCAGCCACGCCCTGCTCCTGGTGGTGGTGGCGCGCGAGGAAGTGGGCGAGCTCCGCCGCCTGGTGCGCCAGCTGGACCCGCGCGCCTTCATGGCACTGGGCGAGGTCTCCGAGGTGCTCGGCGAAGGCTTCCGGGCCGGCCTGCCCTGATCGCTTCGTCCGCCGCGGGGGCCGCTTC contains:
- a CDS encoding YitT family protein; the encoded protein is MIPPRRSPPDPACPSSPPVAWPTPRAGAASSPPPFDGVRVDSWREGGEAREIGRLRARRLDAAWSRGLVITLGTGLIALGVNLFQVPFRIVDGGVSGVGVLLLHTLGVPVSVTVVALNLPILALGLRAHGYRFIARTFLGIVTLAGWVQLTSGLPSPTRDPLLAALYAGLLSGLGSGLVLRAGGSTGGSDTLARSLQRWFPWPVGSTLLWTDIAVIGSAGLLFGAERALYGALSLFVGTRVIDFLLEGARSAIAAWIVTDQAEPVARAVLEKLERGVTRMEVEGAYTGRSHALLLVVVAREEVGELRRLVRQLDPRAFMALGEVSEVLGEGFRAGLP